A window of Candidatus Zixiibacteriota bacterium genomic DNA:
TCAATGTTGATGAAAAAGAAAACGAGCATTACAACGAGGATTATGAGTTGTACACCAAAGCGCTGATACTATCACGCGTTAAAGATGGCGCAGAAATAGACTGGACCAATCTCGACAAAATCTGGGAACTGGTCAGCGATGAATCCAAATACAAAGATTATGTGACATCTGAACTGAATGAATTCCTGGGAGACAAGGATTGACGGAGTTGCTGCTGATTGCCGGTTCAGCTTTGTGGCTGGGGATATTGACTTCAATTTCCCCCTGTCCAATGGCCACAAATATCGCCGCGATTTCTTATATAGGTAAGCAGGTCAAGTCACCCGGGCTGGTTTTCACTGCGGGATTACTTTATACGCTGGGAAGAATGCTGGCGTACCTGGTTTTGGGCATTATCATTATCACCAGCCTGCTGTCTGTGCCCAAGCTTTCCTGGTTTTTGCAGAAGAAGATCAATATCTTTCTCGGCCCGGTACTGATTATTGCAGGCCTGTTTTTAACGGGATTGCTGAAATTTAGTCTGCCATCTTCCGGTTTGGGATCGAATCTCCAGACAAAAATCAGCAAGATGGGTATCTGGGGAGCGGGACTTTTGGGGATTTTGTTCGCCCTCAGTTTTTGCCCGGTCTCGGCAGCCTTGTTTTTCGGGAGCCTGATACCTTTAGCTGTGAAACACAACTCGAGTACGGTGATTCCTCTTCTCTATGGTCTGGGAACAGCTCTACCTGTAATACTTTTCGCCTTTATACTCGGTTATGGAACTCATTATCTCGGCCGGATGTTTGACAAAATTACAAAAATCGAGATCTGGGCCAGGCGATTCACCGGTCTGATCTTTATAATCGTGGGGATATATTATTGCCTGATATATATCTTTAAACTGGAAATGTGATTCGACTATGGGTAAAAAATTGAAGATCCTGTTTCTGTGCACCGGCAATTCCTGCCGAAGCCAGATGGCCGAGGGCTGGTGTAATCATCTGAAAAGCGACAAGATTGAAGCTTATTCAGCCGGTATCGAAACACATGGGCTCAATCCCAATGCTGTGAAGGTCATGGCCCAAGAGGGTGTCGACATATCTGATCACAAATCCAAACATGTCAGGGATCTGATGGATATCGATTTCGATTACGTGGTAACCGTATGTGACCATGCTTCCGAAAACTGCCCGATCTTTCCCGGACAGGCAACAGTGATTCATCGCG
This region includes:
- a CDS encoding arsenate reductase ArsC produces the protein MGKKLKILFLCTGNSCRSQMAEGWCNHLKSDKIEAYSAGIETHGLNPNAVKVMAQEGVDISDHKSKHVRDLMDIDFDYVVTVCDHASENCPIFPGQATVIHRGFDDPPRLAKTAKSEQEALDHYRRVRDEIREFINTLPQVLNKL
- a CDS encoding sulfite exporter TauE/SafE family protein, translated to MTELLLIAGSALWLGILTSISPCPMATNIAAISYIGKQVKSPGLVFTAGLLYTLGRMLAYLVLGIIIITSLLSVPKLSWFLQKKINIFLGPVLIIAGLFLTGLLKFSLPSSGLGSNLQTKISKMGIWGAGLLGILFALSFCPVSAALFFGSLIPLAVKHNSSTVIPLLYGLGTALPVILFAFILGYGTHYLGRMFDKITKIEIWARRFTGLIFIIVGIYYCLIYIFKLEM